The proteins below come from a single Sorghum bicolor cultivar BTx623 chromosome 4, Sorghum_bicolor_NCBIv3, whole genome shotgun sequence genomic window:
- the LOC8068870 gene encoding uncharacterized protein LOC8068870, which produces MSVKQTPSSSTAAAFYATLARGLDDLDRALAAASSSSSAFLSLPTLRAALALLHAAHAGLARLVASLHLPGGAAWLDEYMDEASRLCDACRALRLGAAAVEGYAGSAAQLASLLMQAPSSPHLSRQVARAISVCRREAMALKEENRALVETRAEALALRLSEGVPADAKLGGFNGFRGVLCATRMLTSFLLTLLSWGVLHYWPAPNAGAAGDCAAYFGAAFASALSRAQQRAAAEAGRSVAAPGGAGVMMHEFRRARAAVEDAKDAVERGGDVAAAAAEVGLRAGALRAACEDVLALIDDLFDEVVEARKKLLDLCSGGN; this is translated from the exons ATGAGCGTCAAGCAGACACCGTCGTCGTCCACGGCGGCCGCCTTCTACGCGACGCTGGCGCGCGGCCTCGACGACCTGGACCGGGCGCTGGCGGcggcgtcctcgtcctcgtcggcGTTCCTGTCGCTGCCCACGCTCCGCGCCGCGCTGGCGCTGCTCCACGCCGCGCACGCGGGCCTGGCGCGCCTCGTCGCGTCGCTCCACCTCCCGGGGGGCGCCGCCTGGCTGGACGAGTACATGGACGAGGCGTCGCGCCTCTGCGACGCGTGCCGCGCGCTGCGgctcggcgccgccgccgtcgagggATACGCCGGCAGCGCCGCCCAGCTCGCCTCGCTCCTCATGCAGGCGCCCTCGAGCCCGCACCTCTCGAGACAG GTGGCGCGTGCGATCAGCGTGTGCAGGCGCGAGGCCATGGCGCTCAAGGAGGAGAACCGCGCGCTGGTGGAGACGCGCGCGGAGGCGCTGGCGCTGCGCCTCAGCGAGGGCGTCCCCGCCGACGCCAAGCTGGGCGGCTTCAACGGCTTCCGCGGCGTGCTGTGCGCCACCCGGATGCTCACCTCCTTCCTGCTCACGCTCCTCTCCTGGGGCGTGCTCCACTACTGGCCCGCCCCGAACGCGGGCGCCGCCGGGGACTGCGCCGCCTACTTCGGGGCCGCGTTCGCGTCGGCGCTGTCCCGCGCGCAGCAGCGCGCCGCGGCGGAGGCCGGCAGGTCCGTGGCCGCGCCCGGCGGCGCCGGGGTGATGATGCACGAGTTCCGGCGCGCGCGGGCGGCGGTGGAGGACGCCAAGGACGCCGTCGAGCGCGGCGGcgacgtggcggcggcggccgcggaggTGGGCCTGCGCGCGGGCGCGCTCCGCGCCGCGTGCGAGGACGTGCTGGCGCTCATCGACGACCTGTTCGACGAGGTGGTGGAGGCCAGGAAGAAGCTGCTGGACCTCTGCAGCGGCGGCAACTGA